The sequence TGGTCGGCATCGTGCTCGCCCTGGTGTTCCGCGCGGTCTTCATCCTGGCGGGCGCGGCGCTGGTGAGCGCCTTCAGCTGGGTGTTCTACCTGTTCGGCGCGTTCCTCGTGTGGACCGCGTGGAAGGTGGGCCGCGAGGGCATGTCCGACGACGAGGACGAGGAGTACAGCCCGCCGCTGCTCCTGCGCCTGGTGCAGCGCTGGTTCCCCGCGACGTCGGAGTACCACGGGGTGCGGCTCACGGTCGTCGAGGGCGGTCGGCGCCTGATCACGCCGATGCTCGTCGTCCTGGTCGCGCTCGGTGCGACGGACCTGCTGTTCGCGTTCGACTCGATCCCCGCGATCTTCGGGCTCACCAGCGAGCCGTACCTGATCATCATGGCGAACCTGTTCGCGCTGATGGGTCTGCGCCAGCTGTACTTCCTGCTCGGGGACCTGCTCTCGCGCCTGGTCTACCTCAGCTACGGCCTGGCGGTGCTGCTCGGCTTCATCGGCGTGAAGCTGGTGCTCGAGGCGCTGCACACCAACGAGGTCGGGTTCATCAACGGCGGCGAGCCGGTGCCGTGGGCGCCGGAGATCCCGATCTGGGTGTCGCTCGGCGCGATCGTGTTCATCCTCGGCGTGACCGCGGTCGCGAGCCTGCTCAAGTCCCGCCGCGACGAGCGGGCGGCGCTGGACGCCTGACCGCGGCGTCCGGACCGAGCCGCGTCAGCCGGCCCAGGGACCGAGCACGACGTCCCACTGCCGCACGTGGACCTCGACGACCAGACCCTCGCGCTGGAACGGGTCGGCGTCGAGCAGCGCTCGCACCGCGGCCTCGTCGGACGCCTCGAGGACCAGCAGCGCGCCCGGCTCACCGCCGACCCACGGTCCCGAGCCGCGCAGCCTCCCCGCCTCGGCGAGCCCGGCCAGGTAGGAGCGGTGCTCGGGGCGCACGACGTCACGGACGTCGGCGCGCTCGTCGTAGGTGTACCGGACGGCGAAGGTGGCCATGACCGCATCCTGCCGCACGAGCGGTGGCAGAGTGGCGGGGTGACCACGTACCTGACCCTGTCCGACGGGATGCGGATGCCGGCGATCGGCTTCGGTCTCTACAAGGTGTCCGACGAGGAGGCGCAGCCCGCCGTCGCGACGGCGTTGACCGCGGGCTACCGGCTGCTCGACACCGCCACCCTGTACGGCAACGAGCGGGCAACGGGCCAGGCGGTGCGGGCCAGCGGGCTCGACCGCGACGAGGTCTTCGTGACGACCAAGCTGTGGAACGACGCGCACGGCGAGCAGGCGGCGCGCGCGGCCTTCGCCGCGTCGGTCGAGCGGCTCGGGATCGGTGCGCCGGACCTCTACCTGATCCACTGGCCGGCGCCGGCGCGGGGGCTGTACGTCGAGACCTGGCGGACGCTGGTGGCCCTGCGCGACGAGGGTCGCGTCCGCTCGGTGGGCGTCTCCAACTTCGAGCCGGAGCACCTGGAGCGGGTCGTCGCGGCGACGGGCGAGGTGCCCGTGGTGAACCAGGTCGAGCTGCACCCGTACCTGCAGCAGCGCGAGCTGCGCGCGCTGCACGCCGACCTCGGGGTGATCACCCAGGCGTGGTCGCCGCTCGGGCGCGGCGCGGTGCTCGAGGACCCGGTGCTCGTGGACATCGCCGCCCGCCACGGCGCGACGCCCGCGCAGGTCGTGCTGCGGTGGCACCTGGACCTCAACGTCGCCGTGATCCCCAAGTCGGTCACGCCGGAGCGCATCCGGAGCAACCTCGACCTCGCTGGGCTCGACCTGACGGACGAGGACCACGAGCGCATCGCGGCGCTCGACCGCGGCGAGCGCACCGGCTCCCACCCGGACCGGGTGAACTGACGCGCTCGACGACGCCTCCTCCCGGCGCCGGCACGCACGACACCCGCCGCACCGCACCGAGCGCCATGACGGCACGTTCCCTGACGACACGTTCCATGACGACACGTTCCATGACGACGAGACCCACGAGAGAGGCCGCCATGCCGCGCGAGCTGCGCACGCTGCTGACCGAGGACCTGCTGGCGCGCATCCACGAGCGCGCGGCCACGCACGACCGCGACAACACGTTCCCGCACGAGGACCTGGCGGAGCTCACGGCAGCCGGGTACCTGCGCGCCTTCGTGCCGCAGCGGCTCGGCGGCGCGGGACTGACGCTCGAGGAGGTCGCGGCCGAGCAGGTCCGGCTCGGCGCCGCCGCGCCCGCCACCGCGCTCGCCGTGAACATGCACCTGGTCGTCACGGGCCTCGCCGCGCAGCTCCTGGACCGGGGGGACGACTCCGCGGAGTTCGTCCTGCGCGACGCGGCGGCCGGGGAGGTCTACGCGTTCGGGAACTCCGAGGCGGGCAACGACCTGGTGATGTTCGGCTCGCGCACGCGTGCGGAGCGCCAGCCCGACGGCGGCTACCGGTTCACCGGGACCAAGATCTTCACCTCGTTGTCGCCGGTGTGGACCCGCCTGGCGACGTTCGGCCTCGACGACGAGGACCCCGACGACCCGCGGCTCGTCCACGCGGTCGTCGGCCGGGAGGGCGTCACGACGAAGGACGACTGGGACACCCTGGGCATGCGCGCGACCCAGTCCGCGACCACGGTCCTCGACGGTGCGTACGCGCCGCCGGCGCAGGTCTACCGGCGCCTGCCGCCCGGGCCGTCGGCGGACTCGTTCGTCTTCGCCCTGTTCTCGGTGTTCGAGATCCTGCTCGGTGCCGTCTACACGGGCATCGGGCGCCGCGCGATCGAGCTCGCGGTGGCGAACGCGCGTCGTCGGACCTCCATGAAGGCCGACGGGCGCGCCTACGCCCAGGACCCCGACATCCGTTGGCGGATCGCGGACGCCGCGCTGCTGCAGGACGGTGCGGAGCTCCAGGTGCGGGCGCTCGCACGGGACGTGGACGAGCGCGTGGACCACGGTGCGCGGTGGTTCGCCCAGCTCGTCGGGCTCAAGGTGCGCGCGACCGAGTCGGCCCGGCAGGTGGTCGAGCTCGCGCTGCGCGCCTCGGGCGGCGGGTCCTACTTCACGGGCAACGAGCTCGGCCGGCTGTACCGGGACGTGCTCGCCGGGATCTTCCACCCCTCCGACGACGAGTCGGCCCACGCGACGGTCGCGGCGTCGCACCTGGGGCCGCCCGACTGACGTGGCAGGGCCGCACCGTCACCAGCCTCGCTCGCGCCACTCGTCGAGGTGCGGCCGCTCGGCGCCGAGCGTGGTGTCGGCGCCGTGGCCCGGGTACACCCAGGCCGAGTCGTCGAACCGGTCGAACAGCCGCTCGACCACGTCGGACCACAGCGACGCGAAGTCCTCGGGGCTGCCGGTCCGTCCCACGCCGCCCGGGAAGAGCGAGTCACCGGTGAACAGGTGCGCCCGGCCGGGGTGCGAGCCCGGCGCGGCGGCGTGCTCGGGCTCGCGGTAGACCAGCGCGACCGAGCCGGGCGTGTGCCCGCGCAGCGCGACGACCTCGAGGGTCGCGTGACCGACGACGAGCACGTCGCCGGCGTGCAGGCGGCGGGGGACCGGGACGTCGGCCAGCCGCTCGACCTCGTCCGCGTCGTCGGCCCCGGCGGCGACGGGAGCGCCTGTGACGGTCACGATCGAGCGCAGCGCGCCGAGGTGGTCGCGGTGCCGGTGGGTGGTGACGACGAGGTCGAGGCGCGCCCCGCCGTTGCCCTCGCGGACGAGCGCGAGCAGGCGGTCCGGCTCCGCGGCGGCGTCGACCAGCAGCTGGGCGCCGTCGCGTCGGCACGTGACCAGGTAGGCGTTGTTCTGCATCGGGCCCACGCCGACCTTGCGGATCTCGATCTCGTCGAGCACGCGCACCGCCGTCGGGCCGCCCACCGTGACGTCACCGGTGTAGGCCTCGCTCATGCGCCCTCCCGCGCGGCCGTCGCCACGTTCGAGCCCGCCGTCGCGTGGGCTGCCGTCGCCGCGGCGTGGCTGTGGGCGGCACGGACCAGCGCCAGGTGCGACAGCGCCTGCGGGACGTTGCCGGCCATCCGGCGGCCGTGGGGGTCGTACTGCTCGGCGAGGAGGCCGACGTCGTTGACGAGCCCGACGAGCGTGTCCAGGACCTCGCCCGCGGCGTCGGGGTCGCCGGTGCGGGCCAGGGCGTCGGCGAGCCAGAACGAGCAGGCGAGGAACGCGTGCTCGTCCCCGGGGACGCCGTCGTCGGTGCGCTCGACGGGGTACCGGCGCAGGAGACCCGGGGCGATCTCGAGCTCGGCGCGGATCGCCGCGATGGTGCTGCGGAGGCGCTCGTCGTCGGCCGGGAGAAACCCGACCTGCACCATCTGGAGGAGCGCGGCGTCCGTGTGCCGGGCGCCGTACGCCTGCACGAACGTCCCGCGCTCGTCGTCCCAGCCGTGCGCCAGGACGTCGGCGTGGATCTCGTCGCGCACCGCGCGCCAGCGCTCGACCGGACCGGACAGGCCGTGCAGCTCGACGCCGCGCACGGCCCGGTCGACCGCGGCCCACGCCATGACCTTGGAGTGGACGAAGTGCCGGGGGTCGCCGCGCACCTCCCAGATCCCGCGGTCGGGCTCGGTCCAGTGCGCCAGGAGCTCCTCGACCAGGTGGCACTGCAGCGACCACGACGCCGGGGTGTCCGTGATGCCCGCGACGCGCGCGGCCTCGAGCGCCGACATCACCTCGCCCAGCACGTCGTTCTGCACCTGGCCGACCGCCGCGTTCCCGATCCGGACCGGCCGCGAGCCGGCGTAGCCCGGCAGGTGGTCGAGCTCGCGCTCCAGGAGCTCGCGCCCGCCGTCGACCCGGTACATGATCTGCAGGTCCGCGGGGTCGCCCGCCACGGCGCGCAGGAGCCAGTCCCGCCACTGCGTGGCCTCCTCCAGGAAGCCCTGCTCGACGAGCGCCTCGAGCGTGAGCGCGGCGTCGCGCAGCCAGCAGAACCGGTAGTCCCAGTTGCGGGCGCCGCCGAAGTCCTCGGGCAGCGAGGTCGTGGCCGCGGCGGCGATCCCGCCGGTCTCGAAGTCGGTGAGCAGCCGCAGCACCAGCAACGAGCGCACCACCGCCTCGCGGTGCGGCCCGTCGTAGGCGCAGTCGCGGGCCCACAGGCCCCAGGCGATGCGGGTGGTGTCGATCCGGTCCGGGATGCTCAGGACCGGCGGCGCCGGGCACCACGACGGGATCCAGGTGAGCGACAGCTCGAGCGACTCGCCCTCCCTCATCGTCAGCTCGTCCCGGTGCCGGTGGTCCGTGGCCCGCGGCAGGCGCGTCCCGCGCAGCAGCAGCGAGTCGGGGCCCGCGACCGCGCGGATCGCGGGGCGGCCACCGTCGTCCACGCGCGTGACCCACGGCTCCACCGCGCCGTACCCGAACCGCACGATCCACTCGTGCAGCACCCGCACCTCGCCCTGCGTGCAGTCGATCCGGCGCACGACGTCCGCGCGGTCGTCGCTCAACGGCATCGCCTCGGTGACGACCGCGGTGCCCGTGGGGGACACGTACGTGGTCTCCAGGACGAACGAGTCGCCGACGTACCGGCGGGTGACCTCCGCGGCGTCGGGGACGGTGAGGAGCCAGCGCCCGTGGTCCTCGGTGCCGAGCAGCCGCGCGAAGCACGCGCCCGAGTCGATCTGCGGCAGGCAGAGCCAGTCCACCGAGCCACGGCGCGACACCAGCGCCGTGGTGCGGCCGTCGCCGAGCACGGCGTACTCCCCGATGGGGACGGGCAGCGGCTCGGGGTCGTGAGCCGCGTCGGGTGGCGTGACGTGGTTCGTGCGCGCGGGGTGGTCAGTCTGCGTGGCGTGGTTCGTCTGCATGGCCCGTCCAGGATCGCGTGACCCGTCGCGTTCGGCACGCCGGGCGGGGCTGCCTGCGCGCCGACGTGCCGCGCGAGGCACCCCTGCCCGGGGGTTGCGCCGAGGGCGAACCGGTGTCGAACGAGTGTGCGACTGTCAGTGCCGGAACGTAGACTCCCAGCCGTGAACGAACGTCTGGTGGTGCAGGGCGCCCGCGAGCACAACCTCCGCAACGTCGACCTCGATCTGCCCCGGGACCGGCTGATCGTCTTCACGGGCCTGTCGGGCTCGGGCAAGTCGTCCCTGGCGTTCGACACGATCTTCGCCGAGGGTCAGCGTCGGTACGTCGAGTCGCTGTCGGCGTACGCGCGCCAGTTCCTCGGGCAGATGGACAAGCCCGACGTCGACTTCATCGAGGGCCTGTCGCCGGCGGTCTCGATCGACCAGAAGTCGACCAACCGCAACCCGCGGTCGACCGTCGGCACGATCACCGAGGTGTACGACTACCTGCGCCTGCTGTTCGCGCGCGCCGGGACGCAGTACTGCCCGGAGTGCGGGGAGCGCGTCACCGCGCAGACGCCGCAGCAGATCGTGGACCGCCTGCTGGAGCTGCCCGAGGGCACGCGCTACCAGGTCCTCGCGCCCGTGGTGCGCGGACGCAAGGGCGAGTACGCGGACCTGTTCACCGAGCTGCAGGGCAAGGGCTTCGCGCGCGCCCGGGTGGACGGCGAGGTCGTCCAGCTGACGTCGCCGCCGACGCTCGAGAAGAAGCTCAAGCACGACATCGAGGTGGTCGTCGACCGCCTCGTCTCGCGTGAGGGCGTGCAGCGGCGGCTCACCGACTCGGTCGAGACCGCGCTCGGTCTCGCGGGCGGGCTCGTCGTGATCGACCTGGTGGACGCGGACGCGGAGGACCCGGGCAAGGAGCGGCGGTTCTCGGAGAACCGCGCCTGCCCCAACGACCACGTGCTGACGCTCGACGAGATCGAGCCGCGCACGTTCTCCTTCAACGCGCCGTACGGCGCGTGCCCGGAGTGCACGGGCATCGGGTCGCGGCTCGAGGTGGACCCGGACCTCGTGGTGCCCGACGACGAGCTGTCGCTCGACGACGGTGCGGTCGCGCCGTGGGCCCAGATCTCCTCGGACTACTTCGGGCGCGTCCTGACCGCGCTGGCGGAGGAGATGGGCTTCTCGACGAGCGTCCCGTGGCGTGCGCTGCCGCAGCGTGCGCGCGACGCGGTGCTGTACGGCCGCAACCACGAGGTGCACGTCCGGTACAAGAACCGCTGGGGACGCGAGCGGCAGTACTCGACCGGGTTCGAGGGGGTCGTGACCTTCCTCGAGCGGCGGCACTCGGAGACCGACTCGGACTGGAGCAAGGAGAAGTACGAGGCCTACATGCGCGAGGTCCCGTGCCCGGTCTGCCGTGGCGCGCGGCTCAAGCCGGAGGTCCTCGCGGTGAAGGTCGGCGGCCGGTCGATCGCCGAGGTCTGCGAGCTGCCGATCAACGAGGCGCGCAGCTTCCTCGACACGCTCGAGCTGGGCGAGCGCGAGCGCCAGATCGCGGCCCAGGTGCTCAAGGAGATCCAGGCGCGGCTCGGCTTCCTGCTCGACGTCGGCCTCGACTACCTCTCCCTCACGCGGCCTGCGGCGACCCTGTCGGGCGGCGAGGCGCAGCGGATCCGGCTCGCGACGCAGATCGGCTCCGGCCTCGTCGGCGTCCTGTACGTGCTCGACGAGCCGTCGATCGGCTTGCACCAGCGGGACAACCGTCGCCTGATCGACACGCTGACGCGGCTGCGCGACCTCGGCAACACGCTGATCGTCGTCGAGCACGACGAGGACACGATCCGCACCGCCGACTGGATCGTCGACATCGGTCCGGGCGCCGGCGAGCACGGCGGGCACGTGGTGCACTCGGGCGACCTCGCCGGGCTGCTGGCCTCTGAGCGCTCGGTCACCGGCGCGTACCTGTCGGGCCGACGGCAGATCCCGATGCCCGCGGACCGCCGCCCGGTGGACCGCAAGCGCCAGGTGACGGTCCACGGCGCGCGCGAGCACAACCTGCGCAACATCGACGTGTCGTTCCCGCTCGGGACGCTGACCGCCGTGACCGGGGTGTCGGGCTCGGGCAAGTCCACGCTCGTCAACTCGATCCTCTACACGGTGATGGCGAACGAGCTCAACGGCGCCCGTCGCGTCGCGGGGCGGCACAAGCGCGTCACCGGTCTCGACCACCTCGACAAGGTCGTGCACGTGGACCAGGGCCCGATCGGCCGGACTCCGCGGTCCAACCCCGCGACCTACACGGGCGTGTGGGACCACGTGCGGCGGCTGTTCGCCGAGACCGAGGAGGCGAAGGTGCGGGGCTACACGCCCGGTCGCTTCTCCTTCAACGTCAAGGGCGGGCGCTGCGAGGCGTGCGCGGGTGACGGCACGATCAAGATCGAGATGAACTTCCTCCCGGACGTCTACGTCCCGTGCGAGGTCTGCCACGGCGCGCGGTACAACCGCGAGACGCTCGAGGTGCACTTCAAGGGCCGGACGGTCGCGGACGTGCTCGACATGCCGATCGAGGAGGCCGCGGAGTTCTTCGCCGCGGTCCCGGCGATCAGCCGGCACCTGACCACGCTCGTCGACGTCGGCCTCGGCTACGTCCGGCTCGGTCAGCCGGCCCCGACGCTGTCGGGCGGCGAGGCACAGCGCGTGAAGCTCGCGACCGAGCTGCAGCGCCGCTCGACCGGACGCACGGTCTACGTGCTCGACGAGCCGACCACGGGCCTGCACTTCGAGGACATCCGCAAGCTGCTCGGGGTGCTGCAGTCGCTCGTCGACAAGGGCAACTCGGTCATCGTGATCGAGCACAACCTCGACGTCATCAAGAACGCCGACTGGGTGATCGACATGGGCCCGGAGGGCGGCTCCGGGGGCGGGCAGGTGATCGCCGAGGGGACGCCCGAGCAGGTTGCGGGCGTCGCGGCCAGCCACACCGGCCGGTTCCTCGCCGAGGTGCTGGAGCCCGTGCGGGAGGCGGTCTCGGCGTGACGCGCTCCGCGCGGGCTCCTCGCGGCGCTCAGCCCACCGGGGCGTCGCGGCGCTCGAGCTGGACGGGCGCCGGCTCGTGCCGCACCGTGAAGTTCACGGAGCGCGCGATGAAGCAGTGCTCGTGCGCGCGATGGTGCAGGTCCGCCAACACCTGGTCGTCGACCGCGCGCCCGTCCGGGAGCACCGAGGTGCGCACCGTCACGCGGGGGCGCAGCACCACCTCGGTGAACTGGCCGTGGCCCGCGGCCTCGATCCGCATCGTGCCGGACGCCGCGTCGGTGTACCCGACGACGACCAGGCCCGCCGAGGCGGCGAGGTGCAGGAACCACAGCATGTGGCACTGGGCGAGCGCGCCGACCATCAGGTCCTCGGGCGACCAGCGTGCCGGGTCCCCGCGGAAGCCGGGGTCGGACGTGCCGGGCAACCGGGGCTTGTCGCCCGAGACGAGCTCGTGGTCGCGGCCGTAGGACGTGTACGTCGTCGTGCCTGCCGAGCCGGCGCCCGTCCAGGTCAGGTCCACCGAGTACGAGTGCAGCAGCTGTGCCATGGCCTCACGCTAGCCCCGTCCGTCGGCGCTGTCCGGGCATCGGTGTGTCCCACGCTCGAACTAGGCTCGAACCATGGCTGATCCCTCGACCTACCGGCCGGCACCGGGGGAGATCCCCGACCAGCCCGGCGTCTACCGGTTCCGGGACCCCAGCGGCCGGGTGATCTACGTCGGTAAGGCGAAGAGCCTGCGATCGCGCCTGAACAGCTACTTCCAGGACGTCGCCGGGCTGCACCCGCGGACGCAGCAGATGGTGACGACCGCGAGCTCGGTGCAGTGGACGGTCGTCGGGACCGAGGTCGAGGCGCTGGCGCTCGAGTACTCCTGGATCAAGGAGTTCGACCCGCGCTTCAACGTGAAGTACCGGGACGACAAGTCCTACCCCTACCTCGCGGTGACGCTCGCCGACGAGTTCCCGCGCGTGCAGGTCATGCGCGGCGCGAAGCGTCCGGGCACGCGGTACTTCGGCCCCTACGCGCACGCCTGGGCGATCCGGGAGACGGTCGACCTGCTGCTGCGGGTCTTCCCGGTCCGGACGTGCTCGGCGGGGGTGTTCAAGCGCGCCCACCAGCAGGGTCGCCCGTGCCTGCTCGGGTACATCGACAAGTGCTCCGCGCCGTGCGTCGGGCGGATCTCCGAGGACGACCACCACCGCCTGGCCCAGGACTTCTGCGACTTCATGGCGGGCGACACGTCGCGGTTCACCCGGCGGCTCACCCAGCGCATGAAGGAGGCCGCCGCTGAGCTCGACTACGAGCAGGCGGCACGGCTCCGCGACGACATCGCGACGCTGCAGCGGGCGACCGAGCGCAACGCGGTGGTGCTCGCGGACGGCACGGACGCCGACGTCTTCGCGCTCGCCGGGGACGAGCTCGAGGCCGCGGTCCAGGTGTTCCACGTCCGGGACGGCCGGATCCGGGGCCAGCGGGGCTGGGTCGTCGAGAAGGTCGAGGACCTGGACGACGCGGACCTCGTCGAGCACCTGCTGCAGCAGGTCTACGGCGCGGACGGGGACGCCGACGCCGGCGCGGTGCCGCGCGAGGTGCTCGTGCCGGTGCTGCCGCACGACGTGGTGCAGGTCCAGGACTGGCTCGCCGGGTTGCGGGGCTCCCGTGTCCAGGTGCGGGTCCCCCAGCGCGGCGACAAGCGCGAGCTCGCGGCGACCGTGCTGAAGAACGCCGAGCACGCACTGATGCTGCACCGCACGCGCCGGGCCGGTGACCTCACCTCGCGGAGCCAGGCGCTGCGGGAGATCCAGGAGGCGCTCGGGCTCGAGAGCGCGCCGCTGCGCATCGAGTGCTACGACGTCTCGCACAACCAGGGCACGTACCAGTCGGCGTCGATGGTGGTGTTCGAGGACGGGCTCGCGCGCAAGAGCGAGTACCGGCTCTTCAACGTCCGGGGACCGGCGGGCGACGGCGCGGCCGACGACACGGCCGCGATGCACGAGGTCATCACGCGCCGCTTCCGCCGGTACCTCGCGGACCGCGCGGACTCGGCCGACCTGGACCTCGGGTTCGGCGGCCAGGACGACGACGAGCCTGTGTCCGGACCGGTCGAGTGGACGCCGACCGGGGGCTCGACGGAGCGGCCGCGCCGGTTCGCGTACCCGCCGAACCTCGTCGTGGTCGACGGCGGTCCGCCCCAGGTCGCGGCAGCCGCGGCGGCGCTGGCGGAGCTCGGGATCGACGACGTGGCGCTGTGCGGCCTGGCCAAGCGGCTCGAGGAGGTCTGGCTGCCGGGCGACGACTACCCCGTCATCCTGCAGCGCAGCTCCGAGGGGCTGTACCTCCTGCAGCGGCTCCGCGACGAGGCGCACCGCTTCGCGATCACGGCGCACCGCAAGCGCCGCAGCAAGGGCATGACGGCCTCCGTCCTCGACGACGTGCCGGGTCTCGGCCCGGCCCGGCAGAAGGCGCTGCTGCGCCGGTTCGGCTCGGTCAAGCGGCTGCGCGCGGCCAGCGTCGAGGAGATCGCCTCGGTGCCGGGCATGGGCGAGCGCACGGCCGCGGCGGTGGTCGCCGCCCTGGCCTCCGGCGAGGGCGCGACGTCCGCAGCACCCGCCGCCGGCCAGGAGGTGCCCACCGACCTCGCGGTCGCCGTGTCGGCCGAGTCCGCGGAGCCGGGTCCCGACGCGCGGCCGGAGGCGACCGCGGCAGCCGGTCCTGCTGGCATGCTGGCCACATGAGCGACGAGCCTTCGCCCATGACGGTCCCCGCGGGGATCCCCGCCATCGACGCCGCGACCCAGCACCCGCGGCTGCAGCAGCCCCAGGTGCTGATCATCACTGGCATGTCCGGCGCGGGCCGGACCCGCGCGGCGGCCGTGCTCGAGGACCTCGACTGGTACGTCGTCGACAACCTGCCCGCGCAGATGCTCACCCACCTCGTCGGGATGCTCACCAGCGGCCCCGTGGAGACGCGCGCGCACCGCGTGGCGGCGGTGATCGACGTCCGCGGCCGGGGGTTCTTCGCCGACCTCGCCCAGGTGCTGGGCGGTCTGCGGGAGGCGGGCGTCGAGTACCGGGTGCTGTTCCTCGACGCGTCCGACGAGGTGCTCGTCCGGCGGTTCGAGCAGGTGCGCCGGCCGCACCCGCTGCAGGGCGACGGACGGATCATGGACGGGATCGCCGAGGAGCGCGCCGTCCTCGCGGACATCCGCGAGCGGGCCGACACGGTCGTGGACACCTCGGACCTCAACGTCCACGACCTCGCCCGCGAGGTGCGCGCGCTCGTCGGCGGCGAGATGGACGACGTGCTGCGGGTCTCGGTCATCTCCTTCGGGTTCAAGTACGGCATCCCGCTGGACGCGGACCACGTGGTCGACGTCCGCTTCCTGGCGAACCCCTACTGGGTCACCGAGCTGCGGCACCTCACCGGTCGGGACGCGCCGGTGCGCGACTACGTGCTGGGGCTGCCCGGGGCGACCACCTTCATCGACCGCTACGTCGGCGCGCTCGAGCCCGTGCTCGCGGGCTACCTCAACGAGGAGAAGCGCTACGTCACCATCGCGGTCGGCTGCACGGGCGGCAAGCACCGCTCGGTCGCCATCAGCGAGGCGGTCGCGGCGCGGCTCCGGGAGGCCGGTCACCGGGTCTCGGTCGCCGCGCGGGACCTGGGCAAGGAGTGAGCACGGCACCCACCGCCCGTCCCCACCTGCCGACCCCGCCGCCGCCCGACGGTGCGCAGCGCCGGGGGCCGGCGGTCGTCGCGCTCGGCGGCGGGCACGGCCTGTCCGCCACCCTGTCCGCGCTCCGGCTGATGACCGACCAGATCACCGCCGTGGTCACGGTGGCCGACGACGGCGGCTCGTCGGGACGGCTGCGCGACGAGCTGGACGTGCTGCCCCCGGGCGACCTGCGGATGGCGCTCGCCGCGCTGTGCGACGACTCGGACTGGGGCCGGACCTGGCGGGACGTCCTGCAGCACCGGTTCGCGAGCGCGGGCCCGCTGGACCAGCACGCGCTCGGCAACCTCCTGATCGTGACGCTCTGGGAGCTGCTCGACGACCCGGTGGCCGGGCTGGACTGGGTCGGCCGTCTGCTCGGCGCGCGCGGCCGGGTGCTGCCGATGACCGAGGTGCCCCTCCTGATCGAGGCGGACGTGCTGCGCGCGGACGGCCGGACCGAGACCGTGCGCGGCCAGAGCGCGGTCGCGGTGACCACCGACCCGATCGCCCAGGTCCGGCTGGTCCCCGAGCAGCCGTCGGCCTGCATCCACGCGGTGCAGGCGGTCGACCGGGCCGACTGGGTCGTCCTGGGGCCGGGCTCCTGGTACACCTCGGTCCTGCCGCACCTGCTGGTGCCGGACC is a genomic window of Cellulomonas fulva containing:
- a CDS encoding OsmC family protein; the encoded protein is MAQLLHSYSVDLTWTGAGSAGTTTYTSYGRDHELVSGDKPRLPGTSDPGFRGDPARWSPEDLMVGALAQCHMLWFLHLAASAGLVVVGYTDAASGTMRIEAAGHGQFTEVVLRPRVTVRTSVLPDGRAVDDQVLADLHHRAHEHCFIARSVNFTVRHEPAPVQLERRDAPVG
- the uvrA gene encoding excinuclease ABC subunit UvrA yields the protein MNERLVVQGAREHNLRNVDLDLPRDRLIVFTGLSGSGKSSLAFDTIFAEGQRRYVESLSAYARQFLGQMDKPDVDFIEGLSPAVSIDQKSTNRNPRSTVGTITEVYDYLRLLFARAGTQYCPECGERVTAQTPQQIVDRLLELPEGTRYQVLAPVVRGRKGEYADLFTELQGKGFARARVDGEVVQLTSPPTLEKKLKHDIEVVVDRLVSREGVQRRLTDSVETALGLAGGLVVIDLVDADAEDPGKERRFSENRACPNDHVLTLDEIEPRTFSFNAPYGACPECTGIGSRLEVDPDLVVPDDELSLDDGAVAPWAQISSDYFGRVLTALAEEMGFSTSVPWRALPQRARDAVLYGRNHEVHVRYKNRWGRERQYSTGFEGVVTFLERRHSETDSDWSKEKYEAYMREVPCPVCRGARLKPEVLAVKVGGRSIAEVCELPINEARSFLDTLELGERERQIAAQVLKEIQARLGFLLDVGLDYLSLTRPAATLSGGEAQRIRLATQIGSGLVGVLYVLDEPSIGLHQRDNRRLIDTLTRLRDLGNTLIVVEHDEDTIRTADWIVDIGPGAGEHGGHVVHSGDLAGLLASERSVTGAYLSGRRQIPMPADRRPVDRKRQVTVHGAREHNLRNIDVSFPLGTLTAVTGVSGSGKSTLVNSILYTVMANELNGARRVAGRHKRVTGLDHLDKVVHVDQGPIGRTPRSNPATYTGVWDHVRRLFAETEEAKVRGYTPGRFSFNVKGGRCEACAGDGTIKIEMNFLPDVYVPCEVCHGARYNRETLEVHFKGRTVADVLDMPIEEAAEFFAAVPAISRHLTTLVDVGLGYVRLGQPAPTLSGGEAQRVKLATELQRRSTGRTVYVLDEPTTGLHFEDIRKLLGVLQSLVDKGNSVIVIEHNLDVIKNADWVIDMGPEGGSGGGQVIAEGTPEQVAGVAASHTGRFLAEVLEPVREAVSA
- a CDS encoding gluconeogenesis factor YvcK family protein, which gives rise to MPTPPPPDGAQRRGPAVVALGGGHGLSATLSALRLMTDQITAVVTVADDGGSSGRLRDELDVLPPGDLRMALAALCDDSDWGRTWRDVLQHRFASAGPLDQHALGNLLIVTLWELLDDPVAGLDWVGRLLGARGRVLPMTEVPLLIEADVLRADGRTETVRGQSAVAVTTDPIAQVRLVPEQPSACIHAVQAVDRADWVVLGPGSWYTSVLPHLLVPDLRSALHRADGRVIVTLNLSPEEDGETAGMHAEDYLDVLHAHAPDLGVHAVVADPRAVEDVSRLADRCAERDVRLLLRQVGRSDGSPRHDPLRLAAAFRDVVDGVLGDVPGQRA
- the uvrC gene encoding excinuclease ABC subunit UvrC, which translates into the protein MADPSTYRPAPGEIPDQPGVYRFRDPSGRVIYVGKAKSLRSRLNSYFQDVAGLHPRTQQMVTTASSVQWTVVGTEVEALALEYSWIKEFDPRFNVKYRDDKSYPYLAVTLADEFPRVQVMRGAKRPGTRYFGPYAHAWAIRETVDLLLRVFPVRTCSAGVFKRAHQQGRPCLLGYIDKCSAPCVGRISEDDHHRLAQDFCDFMAGDTSRFTRRLTQRMKEAAAELDYEQAARLRDDIATLQRATERNAVVLADGTDADVFALAGDELEAAVQVFHVRDGRIRGQRGWVVEKVEDLDDADLVEHLLQQVYGADGDADAGAVPREVLVPVLPHDVVQVQDWLAGLRGSRVQVRVPQRGDKRELAATVLKNAEHALMLHRTRRAGDLTSRSQALREIQEALGLESAPLRIECYDVSHNQGTYQSASMVVFEDGLARKSEYRLFNVRGPAGDGAADDTAAMHEVITRRFRRYLADRADSADLDLGFGGQDDDEPVSGPVEWTPTGGSTERPRRFAYPPNLVVVDGGPPQVAAAAAALAELGIDDVALCGLAKRLEEVWLPGDDYPVILQRSSEGLYLLQRLRDEAHRFAITAHRKRRSKGMTASVLDDVPGLGPARQKALLRRFGSVKRLRAASVEEIASVPGMGERTAAAVVAALASGEGATSAAPAAGQEVPTDLAVAVSAESAEPGPDARPEATAAAGPAGMLAT
- the rapZ gene encoding RNase adapter RapZ yields the protein MSDEPSPMTVPAGIPAIDAATQHPRLQQPQVLIITGMSGAGRTRAAAVLEDLDWYVVDNLPAQMLTHLVGMLTSGPVETRAHRVAAVIDVRGRGFFADLAQVLGGLREAGVEYRVLFLDASDEVLVRRFEQVRRPHPLQGDGRIMDGIAEERAVLADIRERADTVVDTSDLNVHDLAREVRALVGGEMDDVLRVSVISFGFKYGIPLDADHVVDVRFLANPYWVTELRHLTGRDAPVRDYVLGLPGATTFIDRYVGALEPVLAGYLNEEKRYVTIAVGCTGGKHRSVAISEAVAARLREAGHRVSVAARDLGKE